Below is a window of Microcebus murinus isolate Inina chromosome 3, M.murinus_Inina_mat1.0, whole genome shotgun sequence DNA.
CTGtatcctttccccttctccccttcaaGTGCGTCCCCTCCCTCTACCTTGGGCAGCAGTGGTGGCCAACACACATGGCCGGCCGTGCTGTCCCATTGTCTCCCGAGCACCTTTCATACCGAAGTCCCTCCTGTTTTCCTGCCTGGGCCAGGCGCTGCCCTCTGGAGCACATTGGTCCCCCATGGGCTCATTCTCTGCTGTTGTACCTTTAAGGCCTTTTGGAGCCGTTTGGTTTCTGTATGGAATAACCCCTCCCTTCAAGCGACCTTTACCAGGTCCTGCTGCTCTGAGCAACAGCAGAAACTCAACTGACAAAAGCTTACACTTACACTTCCAGGGTATTCAGGGAATGTAACACTTCCTAGGATGGTTAAAGTCCTGATGCAAACTATCTTGTCATAAATCCTACTCAGAGAAGAGGTGACTGGGAACATACCATTGGCCTTTAATATATGCACGTTGAGTGAgtcatgcatgtgtgtgagtaTAATCTGCCTCTACAGGACCAAAAGATTTGCTTAAGTtcatgtatgtgcacatacacatacacaaatgtcTTTCGACACTGCATTTTGCTTAGGGGTTGATTTCAAGAGGACATGGAGTTGGCATTGCCAAGAAACGGCAAGAACAAAGAGAAACAGATTGGAAGGGACTAGAGTGGATAGCAAAATATGCATTTCCTACAACACACTGACCTGCCCATTTCCCTATGGCAGCAAGCCTCTGTTTTCTGTACACCCTTAttaaataatctcattaaatAGGAACACCAAATATACACATTTACAGTTATTAAATAAGCCACAGGACTCCTCTTCTATCTACAGCCACATTCAGAGACGGCCATGCCTTCGTATTTAAACTTGTAGGTGACAACACCTTTGTCTAAATAGAGGATGGAGATGGGCTCTAGCTTTGTGGGCACACAGCAGGCTTTGGAAGCCTTCTGGGAATTCTTGAGGTGGACCAAGGCCTGGATAATCGCATGCTTTGTGGGTGTGAGGTGCTCCGCCAGGGGGTAGTTGCAGACGCCGCGGCATTCATAGGCTTCGTATCCGGGTGGAGCGATGATCCAGGAGTCCCACCCGATCTCCTTGAAGTCGATGTAGAGTGGGGTCCTCTTGCAGTAGTTTCCCTTGGCGTTCCTTCTGATGCGGGCGGTGGAGTCGTAGATGATGTTCGACCTCATCTGCAACAAAGCCTCTTCTCCAGGTCCGCTGGAAAAGCCATCCAGGCCCAGGTTGTCCAGCTCTGGAAGTTGCTCATGGGCGATCATTTCATTCAGTTCCTCCCTCCGCTCCTTTTCACTGCTTTGGTCATCAGAAAACACGATGAGCAAAGGGTTATGTTTATTCTGGGCGCTGGTGTCTATTTCCAGTCGTCCCCTGCTGGCGTCCTCGGTTTCGTCGCGTCTGCTCTCGATGTGGACCTCCAGCTGGTGGGTGGACGAGCCTGCCTTTTGCCAGCGTCTGACGGCATGTGTGATGTCAAAAGCCTCCCACTCGCTGTTGGTCCCAAAGATCTCCTCTGACACCAAGACCAGCATCTTCCTTTCGCCCTTGTCCCCTCTGCTCTCTGGTACTTCAAAAATGGTAATTTTCCGGTCCACTCCATCATACATCATGCGGTCTCTTTGCACCAGCGTGTACAACCTGAGTTCAGCCATGACGACCTCTTCACGGTGAGGGATGGACACGTTGAAGAGGAGAGGGTATTTTCGGAGCCCATTAAAACTGGCTGGTTGGGAAAACAGatctgggggcggggggagaaaagacagagagatttGCCAAAGTCAGATTTGCAGTTTGACTCAGAGAAAAACAGATGCTTATTTATGTAACAAGAGGGCCTGCCCCTGCGGGAAGCTTCATACAGAGAGAATGAGGGGAGAAGatcaatgaaaacaaacacaatgtCAGCATTCTGTGACACAAGAAAACACTGAAAGGTCACTGGTAGAACGCCCAAGGGAGTTAAGCTGCCAAGACCAAAATGGAAAATGAGGGCTAATGACTGGGATATAACTCAGCCAGCCTTGCTTGAGTAGCTTATCAGCCACAGAATTACAGAACAGAGAGGGAACGTGGAGATTTTATGGGCAAGTCCCCAGTTTTTCTAACCATTGAAGAGCTATCAAATGGGACATGTTGAGGTTGTTCTTTTCCTGAAGCTTTTCAGGGATGAGGAATCCGTGGCTTTTCATATATGTGTTTGTAGTGAGTGAATCGGTAGAAATCCCACACAATTGGTTGGGCACTGGTCTTCCTGCAAGAACTCTGTTTAGACCAGGGGTTGGTAAGCTATAGCCCATAGTCCAAGTTGGGCCTGCCACCTGTTCttggaaataaagttttattggaatacagccccATCCATTTTTCTGTATTGTCCATGGCCTCTTTAGCACTGCAAGGGACCAGTTAAATAGTCACAACAGAGAACCtatggcctacaaagcctaaagCATCTACTatctctctggccctttacagaaaaagtttgctgaccctcaCTCTAGACAGCAAAGCCTGACAAGGTCAATAAGACAGCCATAAAGCAGAAGGATCACAGCAGCTGACTTTTGGTCATGTGGTCTTCTGTAAGGAGGAACGGGAGAAATGAATCTTGGGGCTAGATTGGTTGCCTTAGTCTTGTACCCTTCAGCACCTGGCATGGAGTTTAGCACATTCAAATGGTTCAAGAATGTTTATGCAACAACTTTTTAAAGGTTGTTTAGTCTCTTAGTAGCACACCTCCACATATTATTACTATGTTGACTTCCTGTCTGAGAATTTTACAGTGAGCACAAAGCTCCTATACACTTGCCTCAGGTAATATGTGTCTATAGGGAATCCATGAGGGCATTTTTCACCAGATTATCTAAGGGTTTCATGACTACAAAGATGCAATTGATGGGTTCTATGGCCTCTTTCATTGTTGGCAGCACTTTCCCAATTATATACCTAATCAATGATTTCAGTGGGCTCCGTGTTCCAGACTacaatcttttaatatttttctttaacttgatctgacaattttacatttattccttcatttagaCTATCCTAAGAAATATCATTCATGAAAGGGGAATATTGATGTCATACttatgagcatttttaaaaatctacattagtaaaaatatagaatgatTTCACATGATTCATAGCCTCTGGGCACCACCTAAAATCATCTTACACATTGCCAGTGGGAAATACTGACCTATGGAATGATTTAAACTCACTGACATGGCTCTTAAGACCAGAGATATACAAGTCTCAACCTCTTGATCCAGCCATAGCCCCTATTCATGCTCTATAGTCCTTGGAACATTGCAATTGCTCAattcatatttgttgaataattaaaTGGTTTTGCAAACCCTACTTTTTCAAGTACACTGATATCTTTACCACTtgccaaaatatttctttttctcttgtacTTTGCACCTTTGGATATGTTCTTCTGACCCTTAGAAAGTCCCCTCACCTCACCTCCACCTTTACATCTCTGCCCTCTCCCTGTGAAACTCTCCTTTCCTCACTCCTCTACCTGAAAGTTCACTCCTCTCTGAGTCACTTGAGCACTTACTCTCTATGTCTGTCCTTTAACCCTATCATTTACATCCTTGTATTTCACTTGTCTTTTTATGAACGGATCTTCCCCACTAGATTGCCATCATCCTGGTGGCAGTTACCATGGCTCACTTCCTTCTATATCTCTGTCCTACCATGATGCCTTAAACAGAGGCAGtgccttaaaatattcattagttGATGATTCTGGGGACCAGACCAAATTGAGTTATGGGCATGGCATATATTCTTACTATATCATTGACCTCTTGGGTAAGAAAGAGAAGAAGTAGCTTGGGAGTTGTCCTCCCATGATAAGAATCGAGGAGACTTGATTCTCTTTGGACAGGGAAAATGACAAGACCAAAAGTGGGGGAGTGGGATGATTGCTCCAACTATGGGAAAAGTGTAGAATAAAAGCTCACTGTGGTGGGAGGAAGGAATTACAAAGGCAAATGAGGAAACTTCTGATGGTAATGAATATGTTCACTATCTTGAATGTGGTGATGGTTTCGACGAATAGCTTCACACGTCAAAACACATCAAATTATACTCTTTAAATGTATGTGACTTTATGTATATCAATTAcaccttaataaagctgttttaaaaaataagttctcTGTGAAGTCTGTGCATGTACTGCAAATGAAGTATGCAATAGAGGGAGGAGTTCTATTTCAGGGCAAGAGAACTAATGTTTGCTGACAAATTTCACATTCCAGGTGCTTTGCAGGCATAGTCTTATTTGGTTCTCACAATGACTCCATAATGTAGGCATTGAACCTCCATTTATTTTGCACCAGAAGAAATACAGCCTTGATGCAGAGAACTGACGTCCCCAGATGGCAAGGGAAAGATGAAGTAGGCTAGGAATTGAGTGCATACTCTTCCCGATTTGGGGGTGGCACTTGTTTTCCCCAAATGAGTTAGgtcggctttttttttttttttttttttttggcctttgtTTCCTAGAGAGCTGCCCTGGACACACCAAAAGGGTCAGAAGAGAAACAATAGCAGGACAAGACTTGTGCAAGGACTCCTGTCCTCAGGCTGCTCATTTCCACCCTAGAATGGCAGAGGTGCGGGCAACTGGGTTGCCTAGTGAGAAGTGCAGACAGCTGGTTTGTCCATATGCTCCTGCCCTCGCTGATCTCCAGTAATAACAAGCACCATAAACTCTATACCATGGCCCAGATCATCCAAATCCTCCATAAGAAAAGTGAGAACACAGAACAATTCTGTTTTCCCAGGGGATGCAAACAACATTTTCCCACTCACACCCTGAACCAGACACTTTGAGCTCAGTGCTGAGAAGTATTAGGGAGGGTTCCCACTGGAagaggtttttcatttttaattaaaactcacctccaaaataaatatgtaatctcAGCTTGCTAATTCCATTAGATATATGTTACCAACTAGAAATTTTGGCAATCAACTAAATTTTAAAGGCAAGTATTATCTTAGAGATTAAATACCTACTCAACATTTactccagtgcctagaacattaAGTAAGTCATTAATAATCACTAAAGTTTGCCCAGCACTTCATAGCAAATGGggtgcttttttattttgaacactGTGCtatgtagatattattattcccattttatagatgaaattgaggctcagagagataaaGCTAATTATCTGCAACTACTAAGTCAACCAGCTCTCAAAATTCCAAATCCTGAGCTATTTCTTCCACTGCCTTTCTGCTTTCAAGAACATCTGGCAAACATCAATAGAAAACCTCTTTATATCTGGTTAATGACCATAAAAGcataattgataaatattaaagaattcatTTCTTTGGACTCATAGCCTCTACTATAATCTAgatatcagaattttaaaaaaaaatttttgcctaCTAGCACCATATTAAGCAAAGGATTAACTTGCTAGTTCATTAAATTGAATTACTGAGTTTAAAGATCTGAGGGAAGAAGCACACTTTTCTCACCAATAATTTAAAGCTTGTGCATTGCTCttcataaagacaaaaatgataAGCTGGATTGTGAACAGTCCATGCACGCTTCCTAGAAACCATAAACAGTGCTTCAAGGATGCACAGGACACACCAAACACAACACAATTTTAAGAAGACTCTCTAACACATGTTTCCATCCTCTTTGGATATTTCTTAAGGTCACATAATAGAAACTCATCCAAAGTTTGAACAAAATACAAATCACACTTGCtggtttttttaaatcattttcattctATGCAGAAGTTGACAAATTTTGTAGTCAATTAACAGCCAAAATTCAAATTGAGGCCTATCCGGAAAATGGCAGACGAAGATACTGCAGTAGACCAACATTAATTCTTTATATTCCTTGGTGctcaaatcaaaattttataaagacTCAATTATGACGCCAAATTGATAGACATTTTGTGGCCTTggattaaagatatttttgagtATCTTCTGAGTTTCCGAAGTGACCACATACATGGTATATAGATCAAAATGTGCATTGATTtcgtgtatctgtgtgtgtacacacaccctTACATAGATATATGCACCCTTTTCTATCTAGATCATTCCCATGCATTATAAGATTActcttcttgaaaaaaaaagccaagacaAATTTCATCGGAGAAATGTAAACTTACCTTCATTCTTAAAACTCCTAATGATGTTGGCAGAGGGCATGGAGGTCCGATCCGTTGCGAATTTGTTGTAGAGTTCCAACATGTACTCCGGTGGGTCAACCTTGGCTGAATCCTGGGTGGGGATGTCAGACAGGTTCAATGTCTTCAGAAACTCATCCTTCATGCTCTGTAGCAGTGTGTTAAAGTCGACACCATCTTGCTCTGAGAAGACATCATCAAAGAGGGGCATATCTTCTTCCAGAGGCGACTGCTCAAGGCTCATGATGGGGCTGCCAGGAACGGAGTGAACCACCAGGCAGAAAAGAGCACACAGCCGCAGGACTGGGGAACCCATGCCTCCGCTCCAGCCCCCAGGCCAACCCAGGAAGGTTTAGCGCTCCTGGGCTCTAAGTGGCAGTTTTATCTTGCGGAGCGTAAATGTCTCCTGTCACTGGAGACAAGTTTGgaaactctttctctctctccctccccctaccCACTCTTCCTCTACCCCCAAAAGTCAGGTTGCAGTAATTGGATAGCAAAATCCCCTATAGGGGCCTAGCCTTTCTTATCTCCTTAGTGTAAACTTCTGCACCAGATTTTGTTTCTATCTTGCAATTCCTATTTCTTTTAATGAGCATTTTGTAAACATTTCCACATTCTGACACTGGTTGAGAGATAGGACAATTTTCTCCTCTCAAAGGATCTGCTTCTCTCCCTTTTAATTCACTTCCTTTCAGCAGGAATGCCCAAATTCTGCTTTTACGGAATGCAGTgtcacatatgtatataatagttATTAAGAATCAATGTAATATACAGCAATGGTGATACATACTAATTTGAGTGATAAGACTTATAtccttaaataaacatttctgaagACAAACAAAATATCCAACACCCCCAA
It encodes the following:
- the BMP10 gene encoding bone morphogenetic protein 10, with product MGSPVLRLCALFCLVVHSVPGSPIMSLEQSPLEEDMPLFDDVFSEQDGVDFNTLLQSMKDEFLKTLNLSDIPTQDSAKVDPPEYMLELYNKFATDRTSMPSANIIRSFKNEDLFSQPASFNGLRKYPLLFNVSIPHREEVVMAELRLYTLVQRDRMMYDGVDRKITIFEVPESRGDKGERKMLVLVSEEIFGTNSEWEAFDITHAVRRWQKAGSSTHQLEVHIESRRDETEDASRGRLEIDTSAQNKHNPLLIVFSDDQSSEKERREELNEMIAHEQLPELDNLGLDGFSSGPGEEALLQMRSNIIYDSTARIRRNAKGNYCKRTPLYIDFKEIGWDSWIIAPPGYEAYECRGVCNYPLAEHLTPTKHAIIQALVHLKNSQKASKACCVPTKLEPISILYLDKGVVTYKFKYEGMAVSECGCR